The window CGGGGAGTTGGCCAGCGGGTTGTCGTCCACCGGCCACTCGCCGCCCGCGACCCGCTCGATCTCGCCGCGGATGGCGATCATCGCGTCGCAGAAGCGGTCGATCTCGGCGAGGTCCTCGGACTCCGTCGGCTCGATCATCAGCGTTCCGGCGACCGGGAAGGACATGGTCGGCGCGTGGAAGCCGTAGTCGATCAGACGCTTGGCGATGTCGTCCACGCTCACGCCCGTGGACTTCGACAGCGGACGCAGGTCGATGATGCACTCGTGCGCGACCAGGTTGCCCGGGCCGGTGTAGAGCACCGGGTAGTGCGGCTCGAGGCGCTTGGCGATGTAGTTGGCGCCGAGCACCGCGACCTGGGTGGCGCGCTTGAGGCCCTCGCCGCCCATGAGACGCACGTACGACCAAGAGATCGGCAGGATGCCCGCCGAGCCCCACGGGGCGGCCGAGATCGGCCCGACGCCCGTCTCCGGGCCCGCGGTGGGCTGGAGCGGGTGGTTCGGCAGGTACGGGGCCAGGTGCGCCCGGACACCGACCGGGCCGACGCCCGGACCGCCGCCGCCGTGCGGGATGCAGAAGGTCTTGTGCAGGTTCAGGTGCGAGACGTCGCCGCCGAAGTGACCCGGCTTGGCGAGGCCGACCAGGGCGTTCAGGTTGGCGCCGTCGACGTAGACCTGGCCGCCGGCCTCGTGCACCTGGGCGCAGATGTCGGCGACGTGCTCCTCGAACACACCGTGAGTCGAGGGGTACGTGATCATCAGCACGGCGAGCTCGTCGCGGTGCTGCTCGATCTTGGCGCGCAGGTCGGCCGCGTCCACCTCGCCGTCGTCGGCGGTCTTGACGACGACGACCTTCATCCCGGCCATCACGGCGCTGGCGGCGTTGGTGCCGTGCGCGGAGGACGGGATCAGGCAGATGGTGCGCTGCTCGTCGCCGTTCGCGCGGTGGTAGGCGCGGACGGCCAGCAGGCCGGCGAGCTCACCCTGGGAACCGGCGTTCGGCTGGATGGAGACCTTGTCGTAGCCGGTCACCTCGCAGAGACGTTCCTCCAGCTCGGTGATGAGCGTGAGGTATCCCTCGGCCTGCTCCACCGGGGCGAAGGGGTGCAGCTGGCCGAACTCGGGCCAGGTCACCGGCTCCATCTCGGTCGTCGCGTTGAGCTTCATGGTGCAGGAGCCCAGCGGGATCATGCCGCGGTCCAGCGCGTAGTCCTTGTCCGAGAGCTTGCGCAGGTAGCGCAGCATCGCGGTCTCGGAGCGGTGCTGGTGGAAGACCGGGTGCGTCAGGTACGCGTCCGAGCGCAGCAGGCCCTCGGGCAGGGTGTCGGCCGTGGCCGCGTCGAGCGCCTCGATGTCCGCGGTGACGCCGAAGGCGGCCCAGACGGCCTCGATGTCGGCGCGCAGGGTGGTCTCGTCACAGGCGGCGGAGACGAGGTCGGCGTCCACCTGGAAGAGGTTGACCCCGCCCTCGCGGGCGGCGGCGACGACCTCGGCCGCACGGCCCGGGACGCGGGCGGTGATCGTGTCGAAGTAGGAGCCGTGCACGATCTCGACCCCGCCGGCCGTCAGACCGGCGGCGAGCAGGGTGGCGTAGCGGTGGGTGCGGCTCGCGATCGTCCGCAGGCCGTCCGGGCCGTGGTAGACGGCGTACATGCCGGCCATGACGGCGAGCAGCACCTGCGCGGTACAGATGTTGCTGGTGGCCTTCTCGCGGCGGATGTGCTGCTCACGGGTCTGCAGCGCCAGGCGGTAGGCCTTGTTGCCGTCCGCGTCCACGGAGACGCCGACGAGGCGGCCGGGGAGCGAGCGGGCGTGCTTGTCCTGGACGGCCATGAAGCCGGCGTGCGGTCCGCCGAAGCCCATGGGGACACCGAAGCGCTGGGTGGTGCCGACGGCGATGTCCGCGCCCAGCGCGCCCGGGGAGGTCAGCAGGGTCAGCGCGAGCAGGTCCGCGGCGACGGCGACGATCGCGCCGAGCTCGTGCGCCTGGTCGATGACCGGCTTGATGTCCCGCACGGCACCGGAGGCACCCGGGTACTGGACCAGGACGCCGTAGATGCCGCGCTCGGCGACCTCGGCCGGGATACCGGCGGACAGGTCGGCGACGACGACCTCGATGCCGATCGGCTCGGCGCGGGTCTCGATGACGGCGATGGTCTGCGGCAGCGCGTCGGCGTCCACCAGGAAGATGTTGCCCCTGGCCTTGCCCACGCGGCGGGCCAGCGTCATGGCCTCGGCGGCCGCGGTGCCCTCGTCGAGCAGCGAGGCACCGGAGGTCGGCAGCCCGGTCAGGTCGGCGACGACCGTCTGGAAGTTCAGGAGCGCCTCGAGGCGGCCCTGGGAGATCTCCGGCTGGTACGGCGTGTACGCCGTGTACCAGGCCGGGTTCTCCATGACGTTGCGCAGGATCACCGGCGGCGTGAAGGTCCCGTAGTAGCCGAGGCCGATCATCGGGGAGAGGACCTGGTTGCGGTCGGCGAGCGAGCGCAGCTCGGCCAGCACCTCGGCCTCGGTCCGCGCGTCGGGCAGGTTGAGGCCCTCGGCGGTCTTGATCACATCCGGCACCGCGGCGGCGGTCAGTTCGTCCAGGGAGCCGTAGCCCACCTGGGCGAGCATCTTCGCCTGCGCCTCGGCATCCGGGCCGATGTGGCGCTGCTCGAAGGGGATGCCTCGCTCCAGCTGGGAGAGCGGAATGCGGTTGGCGGTCATTACGGAGGCCTCCTGGTCGTATGACCTGCGAGGGCACCACGGCGCGGGCACCCGGACGGCCTCCCCCTCTGTCATCTGCACCTGAGAGTTTCACCGGAGTCACGGGGGTCTCCCGAGAGATCCGGCTTTCACCGTCGGTGAGGTGTGGGACCGGCACTGCTCACCCGGTACCCGCTCCTGCTTTCCAGAGTGGCCTCGTCCGTGCGGTACGTATGCCTGAGAGATTCCGGGGAGGATTTGCTCCTTCGGCGCCTCCGTCTCGTTCACTCGGAGGACTCTCCCGCACAGGGTCGACAGCCGTTCACCAGCGTACCAGCGAGGTTCAGGACCCTCCCCGAGTGGCCTCCGCTGCAGATATGCACTTCTGTAGTCATTACGGAGCAGTTGCGACCTTTTGGAGGGACCGTGCAGACCGACATCGATCCGCGCAGCCTGATCGGCCGCAAGGCGTTCGACCGCAACGGCACCAAGATCGGCACCATCGACGAGGTCTACCTCGACGATGCCACGGGCGTCCCGGAATGGGCCGCGGTCCGGACGGGGCTCTTCAGCCGCGATGCCTTCGTCCCGCTGGAGCCGAGCGAGATGGTGGGCGAAACCCTCCGGGTGCCCTTCGAACGCGCCCTCATCCGCGACGCCCCGGACTTCGGTGTCGGACGCCACCTCTCGCCCGAACAGGAGCTGCAGCTCTACCACCACTACGGCCTGGACACGACCCTGCCGTCGGACTTCCACCACGACTTCGGCCACCTGGCGGGCGATGAGAGCTAGGCCACCGGTAGGTCCTGTCGTCGAAGTCCCGCCTGGCCCGCGGCGCCCGGCACCGCACCTCGCCGCGTTGTCGGGGCGCCCAAGTACGTCCAGTACTCGGGCGCCCCTCCGCCTTGCGATGCACGGCGCCGGACACCACGGGCTCAACCGGCGCTACTTCGACGACAGGACCTAAGGGGTGCCCTCGGGCGGACCGCTCCGGTCGCCGGCCCCCACCAGTGGCAGCGGGTCGGACGGCTCCAGCTCGGGGTCGTCCAGCCGGAAGGTCCGCACCCGGCCGGGCTCCGATCCGGGCCGCTCGAACCGTACGGTCACCCGCCCGACCCCGCTGCCCTGCACCCACCCGGGCCCGTACACGGCGTGCCGGACGTCGCTCCCGGCCGTCCAGCGCCGCTCGGGGGACGGCTCCGGCTCCCCGGGCGGCTGCGGGGCCTCAGGGGCCCCAGGCGCCTCAGGGACCCCTTCTGTCTCGCCCTCGGCCGTCACCGCGTCCCCGTCCGGCTCAGCGGCGAGCGACTGCGCGAACAGGTCCTCCTGCGTGTAGTCCGCCAGGCCGGTCACCCCCACCCCCAGCAGTCGCACCCCGCCGGTGGTGTCCACGCCCTCCAGCAGCCGCGCCGCGGCCTCCCGCACCACCCCCGGATCGTCCGTGGGCCCGCGCAGCGTCTCGGACCGCGTCAGCGTGGAGAAGTCGTACCGCCTCACCTTGAGCACGATCGTGCGCCCCGAGTGCCCCGAACCCCGCAGCCGCTGCACGCACCGGTCGGCGAGCCGCTGCACCTCGCCGCGGATCCGCACCCGGTCGTGCAGGTCCACGTCGAAGGTGTCCTCGACCGACACGGACTTCGCATCCCGCTCCGCGACCACCGGCCGGTCGTCCAGCCCGAGGGCCATCCGGTACAGCCCGGCCCCCGCCGAGCGGCCGACCATGCGGACCAGCTCGTCCTCCCCGGCCTCCGCCAGCTCCCCCACCGTGGTGATCCCGGCCCGGCGCAGGTGCTCGCCCGTGGCCGGTCCCACCCCGGGCAGGGTCCGTACCGACATCGGGGCGAGCAGCTCGCGCTCCGTCCCCGGCTCGATCAGCAGCAGCCCGGCCGGCTTGGCCTCCTCGGACGCCACCTTGGCCAGCATCTTCGACCCCGCCAGCCCCACCGACCCGCTGAGGCTCGTGGCGGCCCGGATGTCGGCCCGCAGCCGCTCCCCCGTCTCCCGTGCGCTCTGCGAGTCGAAGGCGACCCCACCCGCCTCCAGGTCCACGAAGGCCTCGTCCAGGCTCAGCGGCTCCACCAGCGGCGAGAGCTCCCGCAGCATGGCCATCACCACGTCGCTGACCTGCCGGTAGAGGCTGAAGCGGGGGATGAGGTACGCGCCGTTCGGGCAGAGCCGTCTCGCCTGCCCCATCGGCATCGCGGAGTGCACCCCGAACCGCCGGGCCTCGTACGAGGCGGTGGCGACGACCCCGCGCGGTCCGAGCCCGCCGACGATGACGGCTTTCCCGCGCAGGCTCGGCTTCGACGCCTGCTCCACGGAGGCGTAGAAGGCGTCCATGTCCAGATGCAGGATGGTCGGCGCGGCTCTCACAGCCCGATGCTGCCCTATGCCACTGACAACGCCCGGGCTCCGGTCAGACGGCCCGGTTGCGGCGGGCGGCCAGCTCGTCCGTCGGGTTGTGCCTCACCAGCGTCTCGCCGGTGTCCACCCGCTCGCCGTGCAGCTGCGACAGCGCGCTCTCGACGTCGCGCCACACCACGCCCACGGCGATGCCGAAGACGCCCTGCCCGCCCTGGAGCAGGCTCACGACCTGGTCCGGCGAAGTGCACTCGTACACGGTGGCGCCATCGCTCATCAGCGTCATCCGTTCGAGGTCCGGGATACCGCGGTCCTGCAGGTGCTGGACCGCCGTACGAATGTTCTGCAGCGCCACCCCGGTGTCCAGGAAGCGCTTGACGATCTTGAGGACCACGACGTCGCGGAAGCTGTAGAGCCGCTGCGTCCCCGTCGCGTAGGCGGCCCGCACGCTGGGCTCCACCAACCCGGTCCGGGCCCAGTAGTCGAGCTGCCGGTAGGTGATGCCGGCCGCGGCGCACGCCGTCGGCCCGCGGTATCCGATCTGCTCGGGCTCCGGGTCACCGCTCACCGGCCCGACCGGCGTCGACTCCGGCTGACGGCGCGCGGAACCGACCGCACCGCCGTGCAGCGGGTACGGCCCAGCCTCGCTCCGTGCGGGGGTACCCCCGGTCGTACCGTCGCCCGTGATCCTCACGCCGACCCTCCGTCCTTGACCTGCCCACCTTGAAGGTAGGCAGTCACCAGGGGTGCGTCAACGATCGCCACACTCGGCACGCCGAGTGATAATCACCCTGAGAGTGGTTTCCCGTATCCCTTTGCGGGGAAAGGCTAATCGAATGGGCTGAGGTTCTCCGAGGACGACGCGGCCGACACCTCACTGCGGGCCGGTACCGAAGTCCTCCGGCGAGATCTGGTCGAGGAACTCGCGGAACTTCTCCACCTCGTCCTCCTGCTCGTCGGGAATGGCGATTCCGGCGTCGTCCAGCACGCCGTCACTGCCGTAGATCGGCGTCCCTGTCCGCAGGGCGAGGGCTATGGCGTCGGAAGGCCGCGCACTCACCTCGACCCCACTGGCGAAGACGAGCTCCGCGTAGAAGACGCCCTCCCGCAGATCCGTGATGCGGACCTCGGTGAGCTCCTCGCCGACCGCCTCGAGCACGTCCTTGAACAGGTCGTGCGTCAGCGGTCGGGCAGGGGCCATCCCCTGCTGCGCGAAGGCAATGGCGGTTGCCTCCCCTGGACCGATCCAGATGGGGAGGTACCGATCGCCTCCCACTTCACGCAGGAGCACGATCGGTTGGTTGGAGGGCATTTCCACCCGGACACCCACAACGTCGAGCTCGTTCACACAGCAACCCTAGGACCTGCTCGGCAGGTTTGGGTAGTCGGGCCCCCCACCTCAGGGCAGCCGGACCCCCAGAGCGGTCTGTACGAGGGCCTCGTGGAGCCGTACGGAGAGCCCCGCGAGCTCCTTCAGCGTGGCCTCCGCATGAGCCCGGGTCTGCGGGTTGCGGTGCCTGCGCAGCGGTGCCACGACCTGCTCCACCAGCCCCGCCTCGCGGTCGGCGGCGGCCTTCATCGCGCGCAGGTGCCTCGGCTCCAGTCCGAATCGCCCCAGGTCGGCCACGAGCCGGGCCACCGTGACGGCCCCGGCGTCGAATCCGCCCTCCGGGCCCTCGGCGAGCAGCCCGTAGGACTCCCATTCGATCAGCTGGACCTCGTCCACGTCGGCCGCAGCGAGCAGCTCCGCCCGGCCCACGCGGGCCACGGTGGTCCGCTCCCGGCCCACTTCGCCGTAGACGGCCGCCGGTCCGGCGGGATCGGTCGACTCCCCGTGCGCCGTGGGCGCCGGGATACGGATCTGCTCACCGCGGGCGAGCGCGTCGAGCTGCTCGCGGATCACCTTCAGCGGGAGGTAGTGGTCGCGCTGCAGACGCAGGATGCGGGCGAGCCGCTCCACGTCGTCGGTGCTGAACTTGCGGTATCCCGAAGGTGTGCGTCGGGGCTCGACGAGCCCCTCCGCCTCCAGGAACCGGATCTTCGAGATGGTGACTTCGGGGAACTCGTCACGCAGCGTGGTGAGCACCGTGCCGATGCTCACCAGCCGCCCCGCCGGGCCTGCGGTGCCGGCGGCACCGTTTCTCGGGGCACCGCCGGTCGGGGTACGCAGCATGGAACCTTCCCTCTGGGGGTACCCCCGGACGGAGTCCGGGGAGGATCAGATGCCCCGCAGGCTTGCGTAGAAGACCACCCGGTACTTGCCGATCTGCACCTCGTCGCCGTTGTTCAGGGCGACGGAGTCGATCGGCTCACGGTTCACGTACGTGCCGTTGAGGCTGCCGACGTCGGCGACGGTGAAGCCGCCGTCCTGGCTCCTGCGGAACTCGACATGGCGCCGGGAGACGGTGACGTCGTCCAGGAAGATGTCGCTCTGCGGGTGGCGGCCGGCCGTGGTCAGCTCGCCGTCCAGCAGGAAGCGGCTCCCGGAGTTGGGACCGCGGCGCACGATGAGCAGAGCGGAACCGGGCGGCAGCGCCTCCACCGCGGCCTGGGCCTCGGGGGACAGCGAGGAGGACGACACGTGCGGTTGTCCCGACACCTCGGCCTCGTAGGCCTCGAGGCCCGAGATCGAAATGGTGGACGTGGTCTCCGAGGCACGCTCCGGCGTCAGGCCCGCCCGCAGCGGCGCACCGCAGTTGGAGCAGAACCGACTGGCCGCATCGCTGCGGTGTCCGCACCTGCTGCAAATCTGCTCGGCCGACATGGACGGCTCCTCGCGCCGCGGTTGCCCCGCGGATGCATTGGTGGCATACGGGTCGGGGGCAAACCCTCCACCCGCACTTGAGGTTGATGGTTCACCGAAACCTATGCGTCCGGTACCAGCAGGGTCAACAGCCGACGCGCCGGGGGCACCCGAAACCTCGCCCGGGCCGGCCACCTCGTCGCGGAAGAGCGGCCGGTCGCCCTGCCCTTCCACCTCCCCGTGGCCGGCGCGGTGCCGTGCCGCGCCGCCTTCCTCGCGGTTCTTCTTGCCGAACAACTTCTCAAACAACTTCACGGGCGATTCCCCTTGACCGAAACAGACCCGCCCGTGGGGCAGGACGAACTCCGAATACAGACACCTGCCGACCCGGACATTCTCACAACGTCCGTAACCACCAGACAGTTTCCACCACGCACCGCGACTTCGGTGCGTCGACCCCCCGCAGGCATCCGCCCGCGTGAGCCGCTCCACTCTCCACTGTGCTTCATCACGATGACGACCGAGCGTAGTCAGGCTGCTTCGCAGCCCGCAAGGCATCCACAACGATCTTCGCCGACCGTGTGACGGCGACGGTGGCCTGCTCCTTCTCCAGCGTCTGGACGACACCGCCGGGGATGTTCAGCGCGGGCTCCAGATCCTGGGGCTTGCCGATCACCTTGAACTCATACGGCTGTGTGATCTTCGTACCGTCGATGGCCACCCCACCGTTCTCGTCCGAGAAGTACGAGCCCGCGACGATGCGCACCCCGTTGATCTGGATCGCCTCGGCTCCGGCCGCCCTCAGCTCCTGAAGCGTGTCCAGCAGCTGGTCGGACTGCACCTGCCCCGTGGGATCCGTGATCTTCAGCGTGATGCCCGGCCCCTGGGCTGCCACCGTACCGGCCAGGATGCCGAGTTGGCGTTCCTTCTCCACGGTCTGCTTACGGGCCTCCTCGGCCTGGTTGGAGCTGCTCTCCAGCTCCCTGCGCTGGTCCTCCAGCTGCTGCTTCTCGTCCTCCAGGCGCTTGGTCCGCCCGTCGAGCTCGTCGAGGATCCGTACGAGGTCCTCCTGGCGGGCTCCGCGCAGCGCGCTGGAGTCGCTGTTGGACCGGACCTGGATCGCCAGACCCAGCCCCAGGACGAACAGCAGCAGCGCCACGATCAGTTGGGCCCGGCTCACCCGCGGCGGCCACAGCCCGGCCGCGAGCCGCTGCCGGCCGGTCTCCCCGGGCTGTTCCGGCGCCTTCTCGGGGGTCTCCGAGGGGCCCGGGCCCTGGGGGGCCTGCGCGGGTTCCGGGGACGGCGCTGGCGGGGGCGACTGCGGAGGCCGGGGCGACTGCGGGGGGCCGCCCGCGGCTCCCGGCTCCTCGGGACTCTCGTTCGTACTCATCGGCCTCACGCCCGGAACACGTGCCGGCGGATGGCCGCGGCGTTGGAGAAGATGCGGATGCCGAGGACGACCACCACACCCGTGGACAG is drawn from Streptomyces sp. NBC_01232 and contains these coding sequences:
- the gcvP gene encoding aminomethyl-transferring glycine dehydrogenase is translated as MTANRIPLSQLERGIPFEQRHIGPDAEAQAKMLAQVGYGSLDELTAAAVPDVIKTAEGLNLPDARTEAEVLAELRSLADRNQVLSPMIGLGYYGTFTPPVILRNVMENPAWYTAYTPYQPEISQGRLEALLNFQTVVADLTGLPTSGASLLDEGTAAAEAMTLARRVGKARGNIFLVDADALPQTIAVIETRAEPIGIEVVVADLSAGIPAEVAERGIYGVLVQYPGASGAVRDIKPVIDQAHELGAIVAVAADLLALTLLTSPGALGADIAVGTTQRFGVPMGFGGPHAGFMAVQDKHARSLPGRLVGVSVDADGNKAYRLALQTREQHIRREKATSNICTAQVLLAVMAGMYAVYHGPDGLRTIASRTHRYATLLAAGLTAGGVEIVHGSYFDTITARVPGRAAEVVAAAREGGVNLFQVDADLVSAACDETTLRADIEAVWAAFGVTADIEALDAATADTLPEGLLRSDAYLTHPVFHQHRSETAMLRYLRKLSDKDYALDRGMIPLGSCTMKLNATTEMEPVTWPEFGQLHPFAPVEQAEGYLTLITELEERLCEVTGYDKVSIQPNAGSQGELAGLLAVRAYHRANGDEQRTICLIPSSAHGTNAASAVMAGMKVVVVKTADDGEVDAADLRAKIEQHRDELAVLMITYPSTHGVFEEHVADICAQVHEAGGQVYVDGANLNALVGLAKPGHFGGDVSHLNLHKTFCIPHGGGGPGVGPVGVRAHLAPYLPNHPLQPTAGPETGVGPISAAPWGSAGILPISWSYVRLMGGEGLKRATQVAVLGANYIAKRLEPHYPVLYTGPGNLVAHECIIDLRPLSKSTGVSVDDIAKRLIDYGFHAPTMSFPVAGTLMIEPTESEDLAEIDRFCDAMIAIRGEIERVAGGEWPVDDNPLANSPHTAAALGGEWNHPYTRDEAVFPGGVTAAEKYWPPVRRIDGAFGDRNLVCSCPPLDEYDA
- a CDS encoding PRC-barrel domain-containing protein — protein: MQTDIDPRSLIGRKAFDRNGTKIGTIDEVYLDDATGVPEWAAVRTGLFSRDAFVPLEPSEMVGETLRVPFERALIRDAPDFGVGRHLSPEQELQLYHHYGLDTTLPSDFHHDFGHLAGDES
- a CDS encoding DNA polymerase IV; this encodes MRAAPTILHLDMDAFYASVEQASKPSLRGKAVIVGGLGPRGVVATASYEARRFGVHSAMPMGQARRLCPNGAYLIPRFSLYRQVSDVVMAMLRELSPLVEPLSLDEAFVDLEAGGVAFDSQSARETGERLRADIRAATSLSGSVGLAGSKMLAKVASEEAKPAGLLLIEPGTERELLAPMSVRTLPGVGPATGEHLRRAGITTVGELAEAGEDELVRMVGRSAGAGLYRMALGLDDRPVVAERDAKSVSVEDTFDVDLHDRVRIRGEVQRLADRCVQRLRGSGHSGRTIVLKVRRYDFSTLTRSETLRGPTDDPGVVREAAARLLEGVDTTGGVRLLGVGVTGLADYTQEDLFAQSLAAEPDGDAVTAEGETEGVPEAPGAPEAPQPPGEPEPSPERRWTAGSDVRHAVYGPGWVQGSGVGRVTVRFERPGSEPGRVRTFRLDDPELEPSDPLPLVGAGDRSGPPEGTP
- a CDS encoding MerR family transcriptional regulator, yielding MRITGDGTTGGTPARSEAGPYPLHGGAVGSARRQPESTPVGPVSGDPEPEQIGYRGPTACAAAGITYRQLDYWARTGLVEPSVRAAYATGTQRLYSFRDVVVLKIVKRFLDTGVALQNIRTAVQHLQDRGIPDLERMTLMSDGATVYECTSPDQVVSLLQGGQGVFGIAVGVVWRDVESALSQLHGERVDTGETLVRHNPTDELAARRNRAV
- a CDS encoding bifunctional nuclease family protein — its product is MNELDVVGVRVEMPSNQPIVLLREVGGDRYLPIWIGPGEATAIAFAQQGMAPARPLTHDLFKDVLEAVGEELTEVRITDLREGVFYAELVFASGVEVSARPSDAIALALRTGTPIYGSDGVLDDAGIAIPDEQEDEVEKFREFLDQISPEDFGTGPQ
- the ftsR gene encoding transcriptional regulator FtsR, which encodes MLRTPTGGAPRNGAAGTAGPAGRLVSIGTVLTTLRDEFPEVTISKIRFLEAEGLVEPRRTPSGYRKFSTDDVERLARILRLQRDHYLPLKVIREQLDALARGEQIRIPAPTAHGESTDPAGPAAVYGEVGRERTTVARVGRAELLAAADVDEVQLIEWESYGLLAEGPEGGFDAGAVTVARLVADLGRFGLEPRHLRAMKAAADREAGLVEQVVAPLRRHRNPQTRAHAEATLKELAGLSVRLHEALVQTALGVRLP
- a CDS encoding FHA domain-containing protein; its protein translation is MSGGYGRCENVRVGRCLYSEFVLPHGRVCFGQGESPVKLFEKLFGKKNREEGGAARHRAGHGEVEGQGDRPLFRDEVAGPGEVSGAPGASAVDPAGTGRIGFGEPSTSSAGGGFAPDPYATNASAGQPRREEPSMSAEQICSRCGHRSDAASRFCSNCGAPLRAGLTPERASETTSTISISGLEAYEAEVSGQPHVSSSSLSPEAQAAVEALPPGSALLIVRRGPNSGSRFLLDGELTTAGRHPQSDIFLDDVTVSRRHVEFRRSQDGGFTVADVGSLNGTYVNREPIDSVALNNGDEVQIGKYRVVFYASLRGI
- a CDS encoding DUF881 domain-containing protein, with product MSTNESPEEPGAAGGPPQSPRPPQSPPPAPSPEPAQAPQGPGPSETPEKAPEQPGETGRQRLAAGLWPPRVSRAQLIVALLLFVLGLGLAIQVRSNSDSSALRGARQEDLVRILDELDGRTKRLEDEKQQLEDQRRELESSSNQAEEARKQTVEKERQLGILAGTVAAQGPGITLKITDPTGQVQSDQLLDTLQELRAAGAEAIQINGVRIVAGSYFSDENGGVAIDGTKITQPYEFKVIGKPQDLEPALNIPGGVVQTLEKEQATVAVTRSAKIVVDALRAAKQPDYARSSS